In Calonectris borealis chromosome 8, bCalBor7.hap1.2, whole genome shotgun sequence, a single genomic region encodes these proteins:
- the F3 gene encoding tissue factor, producing MLRAVAGGQALLLSALLWRLAAAGNPELPTAVNITWSSINFKTILQWQPKPSGYFYTVEIHGQTSDTKKKCILTAETECDVTDVLRNVKETYTAQILSVKSSGMDNFEEPPFAVSEKFTPYNQTVLGKPEIQNYTQKGSKLSVVFQDPLTPYTFPNGSFQSIRDIFQHDLEYKLYYWKDQSSGKKDATTKSHKFEVSVDGTKNYCFYVQGMIPSRRENRNGQESMVLCTSVGRSILDEYGAEVFIIIAVIAIAVITLAIVLSVILCKRKKAKAAREKEPLNGV from the exons ATGCTGCGCGCCGTCGCCGGAGGACAGGCTCTGCTGCTGAGTGCCCTGCTGTGGCGCCTGGCCGCCGCCG gcAATCCAGAACTACCAACAGCAGTTAATATAACCTGGTCTTCAATCAATTTTAAAACTATACTACAGTGGCAACCAAAACCATCAGGTTACTTCTATACAGTAGAAATACACGG ACAGACAtctgacaccaaaaaaaaatgcatattgacAGCAGAAACAGAGTGTGATGTTACTGATGTGCTCAGGAATGTAAAAGAGACCTATACAGCACAGATACTGTCTGTGAAGTCCTCGGGGATGGATAACTTTGAAGAACCACCTTTTGCAGTCTCTGAAAAATTTACACCTTATAATCAGA CTGTTCTCGGAAAACCGGAGATACAGAATTACACACAAAAAGGTTCCAAACTGAGTGTTGTGTTCCAAGATCCACTTACACCATATACATTTCCTAATGGAAGCTTTCAAAGTATTCGAGATATTTTCCAACATGACCTGGAATACAAACTCTATTACTGGAAAGATCAAAGTTCTGGAAAG aaagatGCAACAACAAAAAGCCATAAATTTGAAGTAAGCGTTGACGGCACAAAGAACTATTGTTTCTACGTACAGGGAATGATTCCCTCCCGCAGAGAAAACCGTAATGGTCAAGAAAGCATGGTGCTTTGTACCAGTGTAGGAAGAAGTATCTTAGATG AATACGGAGCAGAAGTCTTTATCATCATAGCAGTGATAGCAATTGCGGTCATCACTCTTGCCATTGTCCTATCAGTGATCCTGTGTAAACgcaagaaagcaaaagctgcaagaGAAAAGGAACCACTTAATGGTGTCTAA